TAGGATCAACGGCGAAAGTAATAAATGAGCTAAAATTataccatgttttcataaaaatgaaaaaaaataaaaaaaatgccaATCTAGATTGCAATTGGAACTTAAACAACATTATCATTacctaattattttcaatttacatttttctagTGAAAATTGTGTGCAATAAATAGAAATAggtatttcatgaaaaaatatgtttatttgtttctcatttgtaaacgtcagtttccaaaaacacaatattaatcaagaaagtttattttatcaagtcactaacttgtaaaactgacagttaacttgcaaaatttttacaagttagtagtaatatttacattagaaaattttgttttatcgtcatatatgttgaaaatcatggtacaattgttatttccagtaacacagatttttgatgatgaaagagttgatactgatgatgatgaaacatctgttgactcagaaactgctggactcgaggactgcagaacatttgtactctccttactaccatataatttgctagacatttcgatttttttgttgaccgaatcatcgacataactcatcgcaatttcggtgctcttccaccctcctgcacgctttagtgctaaaatatctccacccgaatccgcaaccatagtggctccagttctgcgaaaagagtggccggtgtataactctgggtcttttaaacctaaatatttcgctatttgctttgggaaaccaccaatagtgtgctggccagcattaagggaaatgcactttccatgtctgtatgtcaaaaaaaatcttaggctttctgttccaggaggccgaagatttgcatattttctgtattacatgcagggcttgaagctgcagccatcatcggttatggtgaatcttcttgttgttaaattttttgtttgccgcaatgtcacaataacgtattttcccatatctcttctacatcattcatgtttaaggagagaatttcgtcacatcgacaacatccaaaaatcctaaatattgttacaattttctccagcaaccactggtcatcaggagcatgcaaaagacgacatttgcgacaaattattgagatttttttggaatttatctaacctctttacaaatgagaaacaaataaaatataaaacaatacacgcaagtttacgggttttactggctcaaggaggtaatatcctccattcgccagtaaaaaccctcttacctttctagtaatgttatatactatatcTTTTTCACAAATAAAAATGTTTTAGCGTATTCATGGTTCGCcaagatatttcaagatttcttgttttcttgacaaGAAATCTTGGTATTGTATTGACATAAAATATCTTGGcttgtcttgaaattctgaaattactTCTTGTCTGGAAATCAAGACAATATCAAcacaagatcttgaaattttcaacaaattggCGACCATTAGTCGCAATGTTGCTGGCgatggtgctttttttacacctactatgtaaTGTACTGtataattacccgcgatatgcgttGTTGAGGACATTAAGCACTCGCCAATGAGTAGGTACTGTTGGCCTTTTTtgaatcaacattgtgaagtcgtatttccaacaacttccctgtgactgttACTGGATGACTGGGAATATGTCTGGAGATGTAggaaatgttaggagcaaagagGAGGTCATTTTCAGCAACTATACGTCAATTATTATATAGAactctgaaaactgaaatgcaTACTgacaaaataaataatatcgattgaaatttattctgggaggattctgcatttcttaataaactttttagggttttcactcccaatctctgaaacaaaatcaattaaaaatgaaatcgacgatttgctcctgcgtaaattcttgcactaatttgtcaggagcaaattaactagaaaaaattgttgcctgacgatgaactgaaaataaataaagttgaaattataattttaagtggtaacgtttcggagtctatatcagactccttcatcagacgaagaatatattttcgaaaatcttctgaattgtggcttttgtttcagagattgggagtgaaaaccctaaaaagtttattaaagaaataaataatgttattcaatttcttttgtttattcggattttcatcaaatattgGCCATATCAGTTCAATATTTATAAGGAATTAAAAATATCGTTACTTACTCTGATTTATTCATATCATATAACTGAAATAGATAAAAACCTCTTTACATCATTGAATCTTCCATGAGTAGAAATACCTCTGGATTCATTCTCTGACGtataaaaattatgaacttcggttaaaattttttgtttcagttgaATTGATTCAAGTAAAGAAAAACGTTCAATTGTGGAATAGTAATCTTTAAAATTCCATAACCTACTTGACGACCAATTTTTCAATGCACATTACTTAACTGCAACATATTTTGATGTTCAATTACTTACTCTCTTCTTCCTTGGCTCTTGCATGAGCGTATCTTGCAATTCTGGATATAATTGAATAGGTATTTGTATGCAGTTGGAATTATTCGGTAACTGAGAGATGCTGTGAGGCATACAGGCTCCAAGCTTAGGCTACACAGGGTCtcaaaataaaatatgtataattttttttatactacACTAccgaataaatattattatttattattattattaattcctGTTGTTAGACACTTTTGAGTAAATAAGTGCAATTCTAAAATTCTAGTGAATATAGAAAACAATCAATTACAAAACGCTTAGGTACATTAAAAATTTATACGATATAAAATTTATCTATGTCGATTTATACTAACTCAGTCATTTACTTAACCATTTAATGAATAATTCCAATAGTATCAGAAGaatgttattttcatttatacctACTAAACTGATTACCTACCTCATTACTATTATGCGaacaaacaaaatttattgctttttttggtacaaatgtttttcatattcattttttcttgaaTAATAACAGTACTAGCGGAAAAAAGTCCCCATTATTTTCAAGATTTATTTCAATTCGAAGCATAACTTTTCTTAAGAAAGTATAAAAACATTGATTCTTTTCGATCTGGACAAACTACACCGTTGTGTTATTGGAGAAATAAAAGTATAAAAATTACATAAGTCACTCCATTAGTTCGCCCGAATCCCTTCTCAGTTTCCGCAATCTACTTTTTACCGCTCTTTTTAGATTCTCCTTCCACTGTGATTCTTCCTCAAGTTGTACCGGATCTTctagtaatttttcatttttgaaaacctgTTTTCCATCCGGCTTGCCAAGACCACCTTGTGATTTATCTGTGAAGATTTCTCTCTGATTTGGAATTGTTTTTTTTGCTGGAATATTTATTCTCATGGTGACTTGTTCATTCCCAATATCTTGATATGATTCTAAGGAATCTACTTGTTCTGCTGATTTACCAAGGCCAAAAAGTGGCCTTTGTATGAGTATTTTTTCCTCATAAGTTAAGTTTCTGTAGAAGGGTGGAGTGTCAATTTTGATGGTGACTTGCTCGTTTTCCAGTCCAGGATGTATATCAATAGAACCTACTTGTTCTGCTGATTTACCAAGGCCCCAAAGTGGTCTTTGTATGAGTATCTTCTCCTCATACGTTAAATTCCTATAGTATGGTGGAGTGTCAATTTTAATAGTTACTTGTTCGTTTTCTAATCCAGGATGTATATCTATAGAACCTACTTGTTCTGCTGATTTTCCAAGACCGAAAAGTGGTCTCTGTATGAGGATTTTTTCCTCATGCGTTAGATTTCTGTAGTATGGTGGAGTATCAATTTTTATAGTTACTTGTTCGTTTTCTAATCCAGGATGTATGTCTATAGAACCTACTTGTTCTGCTGATTTTCCAAGACCGAAAAGTGGTCTCTGTATGAGGATTTTTTCTTCATGCGTTAGATTCCTGTAGTACGGTGGAGTATCAATTTTTATAGTTACTTGTTCGTTTTCTAATCCAGGATGTATATCAATAGAACCTACTTGTTCTGCTGATTTTCCAAGACCGAAAAGTGGTCTCTGTAAGAGGATTTTTTCCTCATGCGTTAGATTTCTGTAGTACGGTGGAGTGTCAATTTTAATAGTTACTTGTTCGTTTTCTAATCCAGGATGTATGTCTATAGAACCTACTTGTTCTGCTGATTTTCCAAGACCGAAAAGTGGTCTCTGTATGAGGATTTTTTCTTCATGCGTTAGATTCCTGTAGTACGGTGGAGTGTCAATTTTAATAGTTACTTGTTCGTTTTCTAATCCAGGATGTATATCTATAGAACCTACTTGTTCTGCTGATTTGCCAAGACCCCAAAGTGGTCTCTGTATGAGGATTTTTTCCTCATGCGTTAGATTTCTGTAGTACGGTGGTTCGTCAATTTTAATAGTTACTTGTTCGTTTTCCAATCCAGGGTGTATATCTATAGAACCTACTTGTTCTGCTGATTTTCCAAGACCCCAAAGTGGTCTCTGTATGAGGATTTTTTCCTCATGCGTTAGATTTCTGTAGTACGGTGGAGTGTCAATTTTAATAGTTACTTGTTCGTTTTCTAATCCAGGATGAATATCTATAGAACCTACTTGTTCTGCTGATTTTCCAAGACCGAAAAGTGGTCTCTGTATGAGGATTTTTTCCTCATGCGTTAGATTTCTGTAGTACGGTGGTTCGTCAATTTTAATAGTTACTTGTTCATTTTCCAATCCAGGATGTATATCTATAGAACCCACTTGTTCAGCGGATTTACCATAAGTGAAAATAGGTTTTTGGTAAAGAAACTTTTCTTCGGGAGTGAGGTTTCTATAGAAAGGAGGCGTGTCGATTCTTATTGTATATACTTCTTGTTCGTTTGTTTTAGAAGTGTCTATTTTAACACTTACTACATCATCGACAACTGGCGATGGAGATTCTGTTGTGGTTTTTCGAGCAACAGATCTATAAACTTTACTCCTTTTTCTTCCTATAGTTATCCCAGAAAAAGAAACCATTTCGTTAGGTGACTCTAAAACATTTTCAGTTGGGGGGTTGCTATTTTCAGGTTCTGGAGAAATTCCTCCACTTTCTTTTTTCACAATGTCAATGTTTGCAGATGAAAGGTCCAACTTATTGTACACATTTCTACGCTTCTCATCATCACCTGATGAAGATCTTGTCATCAAAACTTTTGCTCCGGCTGAAATATCCAAGTTGTCTTCACTGTGAACAGGAACATCTGATTTAATTTCTGAATTTCTACCGTTATTCATTCGGAAAGcctttaatttattattttgcgAGGATTGGAATGTCTCATCTCCATTCTCAGCAGAAAGTGTTTGCGGTTCTCTATGCTCGAGGATTCTCCTTGTACGAGGAGTACCTTGGTCGTACATATGAgcaaagttttttttattgggGTTCGAATCTTCTGAGCTTTCGTTTCTATTTATTGTTTCTTTCGTCCTGGCAACTTGTTGTGCATTCGGCAAAAGATGTTTGGATTCAACTTTCAAGTCGTAACCATGTTTGTTATGCAGTCCGTGTGGGGTAGCTTGCGAGAGTTTATTGTGCCTCGCTCGCCATTCTTCCTTGAGTTCTCTCCTTctttgtcgaatttcttcgaCCGTATAATGGTGGTGGAGCTTTTTTCGAAGCTTAGGACCTTCGTgtttcaaaaaatcatcatgTACTTTTTTATGATCCAAATGTGGAGGATGAGCAGATTCCCGTGGCATGATGTCATGCATAGTTCGTGGAAGAGGATGAATGATGGAGGTTAACATTTTTTTACGATACGGCGCTGAGATGGTCATTTTTTCGGGTAGTTTAGTAATTTTCGATGATTCTTGTTGTCCCATATATTTTACGGTGCTTTCATCTTGTCCCCCTTGAAATGCAACTATTTCGGCTCTGTCGTCTATAGGAATTTCTATAATGCTCgtattttttttgtctttgttgATTACGTTGTTGATAGGATGCTTCGTAGGTGGGTCGATTATGGCACAAGTCACTCCGCATAGTTCTGAAAATGAAAGATATAACTTTATTGAATTAGTTTTAGTATCATTATAGTCGGGAACGTATATTACTTGCGCATTTTACAATTAGGTATTGACATTTTCAATTAGCAATGACGCTACAGCTGAACACGCATGTGTTCGTGGTGTGTTGACTCTGAAGTCGTAcaataattaattatttcaaatttacaCAAAACTACGAACTGAACACCTGCGTCGTTCGTAGCGATCTGCTAGTTGTCAGTTTTAAACGCAGGCTCAAAGGAAATATCACTGGTCTGTGAACGAGTATTTTGGATCCAGTAGGAATATGCAGGGAGTTTGATAGAATTATTTTGGGAACAATGAGTCATATACATAGTATACCACAAACGaagatttaataaaaaacaatttaaatttGATGCTTGGGATGAAATAGGAAAAGCTGCAAAAATTTTGAGAACAGGTATTTTCATTCCGTAATCTCAAATGCTGAAAAGTagaggaaaaatttaatttttccgaTCTTATagcgaataaaaaataaaatcgagATTGTTTTCGAAAATTCAGTTCGTGAAATACTAAAAAAACGGCTGTaagtaaaaatttttaattttgtagGATTTTTTTAGTAATATTGAACTGGCTAATGCATTCCTAAGATTGGTTTACTCTTAATTTTTGGCTCAGCGATAGTTATAGTTCATATATAAGTTGTTTAGAATTcgccttttttttcgaatacctGTATCATATGTCCgtatttcttcataatttttttggcaGTTACTTTTGGATGAAAAAACTTCATTATCGAAATATCTCTGTTCCTTTTTTATTAAATGATCATTTTCGTAATATGGGGGGCGAAAAAATATCTTGTGTCTCGGGCGCCAAGTGGTCTTAATCCGGCAATGCATCAAAGGAGTTTTGCTCTTTCCTATTCTCATAGGTGCAAAAGCACGAAAAAAATAAGtagttttcattgaaaatttttacacCATGACCGACaacagaaattcttcattctactGCAATAAACATGCATAGTGTTAAAATCGAACTACAGTAGATTAAAATGTCACAGCAAAAATAattcatctgaaaaaaataacatCTAGTCACACATCACACAACATTTTCCTGACATTTTATGagtaaacaaaattgaaatttccctcTGTCATAATGAAATCTTtaattgcgtttttttcgaaaacttctaaaataaaagggttcatACATTATCACCAATATTCTGAGCTAATGATTTTCACATCCTTCTAATCTAATCACtagaaaaattcatcaaaagtaGCTACAAATTTATTTCATCATCAGAAGTCATTCATGTGGCGGCCGCTATAACAAAATTGGAGGTCATACAATAAGATTACTTTCTCAAAATTATACCTCTGTGCCGATTTTGATGGTATATTCTGACTTTATAAAGGTACGATTCCACCAAAAAccgaattttcacaattttcacgAACATTTTATGCAGTGCTCGTATAAGCATTTTGTGTCCGTTTCCACCGCTTACAAATGCGCACAGTTCATGTCCCATGAACATCGTTTGGGTATAAGAATGATGCTTTTTGAAAATGTCGTTAAGTATTAGGAAGAAATATCCATCACTATTTGAGCTGTTTccaaaatattgaatgaatttgTGAAGCTTCTGGCACTTCTTTTGTATTAAAAAAATACAGGATAATTCCAGTTGAAATAAGGAAGGAATGTCATGCTGAAAATCTCGAAAATGGACGTTATTTTTGCagcaaatattttcatgaagtaTGTatgttctatttttttatgtacgaaccgaaaatgaaaaaatatatgggTCGCCATTTAATTGGCGTCTCCTGTGTATAATACACTATTCTTTTCCTCTGGAGGAAAAAACGAATAAGTATTTAAACTAAAATAACATATCATCGCAACACAGAACTGTTAGAAAGAGTGAGATTGTAAGGGGGTGATTGGGTTGGGGGTGAAAGGGCGAGGGGTGAGGGGGTGATAGGGTTGGAGGGTGATATTGCGAGGGGGTGAGAAACCTGTgtgccaaatatgaagaaaatgcaCAGTGTGGTTCGGTTGTTGATCTCAGaaagaaatcaacaaaattcataaaacaccTGGTATCTTGGTTACAAAAACAGATAGAGACAAAAAATTTGACATATCTAGAACCACATCGGTATTCTCCACTCGCCTTTTGAGcatttccgtttttcattatGATTTATGATTGTGAGTTCTATATCACTAATAATTCCATTATGAGAACTTAAAATTTTGTTAATTTATTGCCAAAAATTTACAGACAGGTTTGTCAATGACATAATCAGTATCAATAACATGTTCCGAGAACTAATATTTGGTACTAGAGTCGAATTGTCCTGTatcgaaattattattttttatcaaCATATGTTTTGACGACCATTAGTAGCGTTCAACAATAATGTTATTTTAGTGTCATAATAAATCTTCCAGATTCAAAAGAAGTGTAGAAGACGATCTTTGAAGGCTTAACTCACACGTATCACTTTCTAACGACAACGCAACTACAAAACTGCCTTACGTCTGTTGTAAATAGAGAATTAGTAGGTAAACCATTGaacttcttttagagttcaatgagaTAAACGCATCGTAGCACAACTTGCTGTCGGTTCAAACAATGCCCGCTTCCTATCACGATTTTGTGGTTGGAAAGTGGTACACAGTagcggaatttagttaaattccgactttgaattcGGAATTtggttaaattccgactttgaacaattttcagaatttaacaaaattccgactaCGTCAGAAAGTAGGAACAAATTTTTATATTAACCTAAATCCGTTTTTAAGATATGGGTTGTTGAAGTGGATTATCAGAAGACagttatttttaaattttgccAAATCAAAAGAGGAAAGTTGGTGGAAATTTGTGCAGTCCTGAAATTTTTCAGTCTCTACAGAATGAACTATAGTAATGAAATAAATTACCAGGGTCATGACAGTGATGTGTTATACCAGTGGGAGACGTAGGCAAGATGTCccatacttcttttttcttggaACGTTTTCGGTATTTTAAATAAAGCATCTTGTAGAAGTTACATTTCGACACAAAaaggtaggttaggttaggttaggttacacaAAAAGGTAGGTTAGTTTCATTTCCGTCGGATGGACCGTTTTAGAACAAAATCCATTGTTAGAATATACTTGATTTTTGAATGtgcaaaataaaaattatttctgacgATAAAACATGAATAACATAaacgaataattgaaaataaaactgaaatctTTTAACCAATTACAATCgaattagaaaaattgaaaaagtatataataatcgaataaaaataattgaaaaagtgAATTAAaacgaaaattgaataattatattGGAATAAATATTGCTCGAATAAACTTATAAACGAATAAAATCTTTCTCGATAAAATTTTGAGATCGCTTTTTTATTGACCGAGTCGCCCTCAAAATGGAGAATGGATTGTTTCCATTCCATTTGTAGCCCATCCCATCCTAGGAGCTCTTTCAATTTAATGTATTCTTAGAATGGATTTTTCCCAAAAACGGTGCATCCTACGGATATCAGGTTGTTATACCTTTTTGTGGAGAAATGTACCTTCCACAAGATTATATAATCAAAATGCCAAAAATgttccaagaagaaaaatatGGGGCTCGACCTTGGCCAtttattgcattaaaaaaatatcaggactacaaattttcaaccacgtttttctattatttcaggcaGCATTTAAAAATAACTATGTTCGGAGAATTCACTTCAAcggcttatac
The window above is part of the Coccinella septempunctata chromosome 8, icCocSept1.1, whole genome shotgun sequence genome. Proteins encoded here:
- the LOC123319050 gene encoding uncharacterized protein LOC123319050 isoform X2, yielding MIIVQIFLYVILQELCGVTCAIIDPPTKHPINNVINKDKKNTSIIEIPIDDRAEIVAFQGGQDESTVKYMGQQESSKITKLPEKMTISAPYRKKMLTSIIHPLPRTMHDIMPRESAHPPHLDHKKVHDDFLKHEGPKLRKKLHHHYTVEEIRQRRRELKEEWRARHNKLSQATPHGLHNKHGYDLKVESKHLLPNAQQVARTKETINRNESSEDSNPNKKNFAHMYDQGTPRTRRILEHREPQTLSAENGDETFQSSQNNKLKAFRMNNGRNSEIKSDVPVHSEDNLDISAGAKVLMTRSSSGDDEKRRNVYNKLDLSSANIDIVKKESGGISPEPENSNPPTENVLESPNEMVSFSGITIGRKRSKVYRSVARKTTTESPSPVVDDVVSVKIDTSKTNEQEVYTIRIDTPPFYRNLTPEEKFLYQKPIFTYGKSAEQVGSIDIHPGLENEQVTIKIDEPPYYRNLTHEEKILIQRPLFGLGKSAEQVGSIDIHPGLENEQVTIKIDTPPYYRNLTHEEKILIQRPLWGLGKSAEQVGSIDIHPGLENEQVTIKIDEPPYYRNLTHEEKILIQRPLWGLGKSAEQVGSIDIHPGLENEQVTIKIDTPPYYRNLTHEEKILIQRPLFGLGKSAEQVGSIDIHPGLENEQVTIKIDTPPYYRNLTHEEKILLQRPLFGLGKSAEQVGSIDIHPGLENEQVTIKIDTPPYYRNLTHEEKILIQRPLFGLGKSAEQVGSIDIHPGLENEQVTIKIDTPPYYRNLTHEEKILIQRPLFGLGKSAEQVGSIDIHPGLENEQVTIKIDTPPYYRNLTYEEKILIQRPLWGLGKSAEQVDSLESYQDIGNEQVTMRINIPAKKTIPNQREIFTDKSQGGLGKPDGKQVFKNEKLLEDPVQLEEESQWKENLKRAVKSRLRKLRRDSGELME
- the LOC123319050 gene encoding uncharacterized protein LOC123319050 isoform X1 — protein: MIIVQIFLYVILQELCGVTCAIIDPPTKHPINNVINKDKKNTSIIEIPIDDRAEIVAFQGGQDESTVKYMGQQESSKITKLPEKMTISAPYRKKMLTSIIHPLPRTMHDIMPRESAHPPHLDHKKVHDDFLKHEGPKLRKKLHHHYTVEEIRQRRRELKEEWRARHNKLSQATPHGLHNKHGYDLKVESKHLLPNAQQVARTKETINRNESSEDSNPNKKNFAHMYDQGTPRTRRILEHREPQTLSAENGDETFQSSQNNKLKAFRMNNGRNSEIKSDVPVHSEDNLDISAGAKVLMTRSSSGDDEKRRNVYNKLDLSSANIDIVKKESGGISPEPENSNPPTENVLESPNEMVSFSGITIGRKRSKVYRSVARKTTTESPSPVVDDVVSVKIDTSKTNEQEVYTIRIDTPPFYRNLTPEEKFLYQKPIFTYGKSAEQVGSIDIHPGLENEQVTIKIDEPPYYRNLTHEEKILIQRPLFGLGKSAEQVGSIDIHPGLENEQVTIKIDTPPYYRNLTHEEKILIQRPLWGLGKSAEQVGSIDIHPGLENEQVTIKIDEPPYYRNLTHEEKILIQRPLWGLGKSAEQVGSIDIHPGLENEQVTIKIDTPPYYRNLTHEEKILIQRPLFGLGKSAEQVGSIDIHPGLENEQVTIKIDTPPYYRNLTHEEKILLQRPLFGLGKSAEQVGSIDIHPGLENEQVTIKIDTPPYYRNLTHEEKILIQRPLFGLGKSAEQVGSIDIHPGLENEQVTIKIDTPPYYRNLTHEEKILIQRPLFGLGKSAEQVGSIDIHPGLENEQVTIKIDTPPYYRNLTYEEKILIQRPLWGLGKSAEQVGSIDIHPGLENEQVTIKIDTPPFYRNLTYEEKILIQRPLFGLGKSAEQVDSLESYQDIGNEQVTMRINIPAKKTIPNQREIFTDKSQGGLGKPDGKQVFKNEKLLEDPVQLEEESQWKENLKRAVKSRLRKLRRDSGELME